The following are encoded together in the Melitaea cinxia chromosome 22, ilMelCinx1.1, whole genome shotgun sequence genome:
- the LOC123664761 gene encoding 6-phosphogluconolactonase: MTTIKVANEDELIKKLSLYIEKISNDAILNRGKFFIGLSGGSVVKYLCEGLPLVNTDWSKWSLAFCDERVVPEDSEDSTFGTYSRQLIPKTQLTKEQFVVIKQGVSAEEAANDYTQKLKELFKSDNFNFDLLLLGMGPDGHTCSLFPGHPLLNETSLKIAPITDSPKPPPSRITMTYPVVNNARNCIFAISGSGKADMIKRIIKDKEDLPAARVKPEGSLYWIVDDAAAIHL; encoded by the exons atgaCGACGATAAAAGTTGCAAATGAAGACGAATTGATCAAAAAGTTGTCTTTGTACATAGAAAAAATATCAAACGATGCTATACTCAATCGAGGAAAGTTTTTCATCGGCCTTTCCG GAGGTTCAGTTGTGAAATATTTATGTGAAGGCTTACCATTAGTAAACACAGATTGGTCTAAATGGTCACTAGCTTTTTGTGACGAGAGAGTGGTTCCTGAAGACAGTGAGGATTCGACATTTGGCACTTACAGTAGACAGCTGATACCTAAAACTCAATTAACAAAGGAGCAATTTGTTGTTATTAAACAAGGTGTCAGTG CCGAAGAAGCAGCTAACGACTATACGCAGAAACTAAAGGAATTATTCAAAAGCGACAATTTCAACTTTGACCTATTACTATTGGGTATGGGACCCGATGGGCACACCTGTTCATTATTTCCCGGACATCCCCTACTCAATGAGACGTCTTTAAAGATAGCCCCTATAACAGATTCCCCAAAACCTCCCCCAAGTCGAATAACTATGACTTACCCAGTTGTAAATAACGCTAGGAACTGCATATTTGCTATTAGTGGTTCTGGTAAAGCTGATATGATCAAA AGgataataaaagataaagaaGACTTACCTGCCGCCAGAGTTAAACCTGAAGGTTCTTTGTATTGGATTGTGGACGATGCAGCAgcaatacatttataa